The sequence TTCCTTGACTATCCTTACTGCCTGTGCATAATTCTCTATTGTGGCTCTTTGAGTCATGGGGTATCCTCCTTTTGTTTTGGTATTGGCTTACCATGGAGATACCCCTTTCTTGCTTCTGACACAAGAAATAATACATTACCCAAAGCAGCTTAAGGTTATCTATGACAAGATTGATTTAGAGATATAGGGGAAATTTCTATTTACCTTTGTATTCTAAATGTGATACATTATTGTTAAATATTATTTGGAGGTGTTTTTATGGCAAAGACTGCAATGGTAATAGCAAGGGTAGAGCCTGAATTAAAAAAGGATTCAGAGAAGGTATTAAAGAGATTAGGCATGTCCATAACAGAGGCTGTTAATCTCTTTCTCTCACAGGTAAGACTACAGAAGGGCTTGCCCTTTGAGGTAAAGATAC is a genomic window of Deltaproteobacteria bacterium containing:
- a CDS encoding type II toxin-antitoxin system RelB/DinJ family antitoxin; this encodes MAKTAMVIARVEPELKKDSEKVLKRLGMSITEAVNLFLSQVRLQKGLPFEVKIPNKTTLDTFKKTDAGKALNKYKNMDEFIKKMAG